GCGAAGAAGCGCTCGACGACCCAGCGGCGCGGCTGAACGGCGAAGCCGATCTGATCGGGGTTCTTGCGCACGATCTCGACGGCGATCACGGTGGCCTCAGCGACCCTCTCACCGGCGTAGCCGCTGTCGGCGAAGACTTTCTCGATGAAGGGAAACGAGCCGCGCGAGGCGCGTAGCAGTGGCCCCCCACCATCGCGATCCTGAATACTCGCCGGATGCGGCTCAAGCACGAGGCCACGCCCGTCGGTGTCGACCAACGCGTGGCGTTTGCGCCCCTTGATCTTCTTACCGGCGTCGTAGCCACGTGGACCGCCGGCCTCGGTCGTCTTGACGCTCTGGCTGTCGATGATCGCACCCGTCGGGCTGGCCCCACGTCCCACCCGCTCGCGATCGGCCATGACCAGCGCGTGGTTGATCTGCTCAAAGCGGCCGCTGTCGCGCAAGGCGGCGAACCAGCGATAGATCGTGCCCCAGGGCGGTAGATCGCTCGGCAGCAGGCGCCACGGGCAGCCCGCGCGCATTACGTAGAAGATGCCGTTGACGATCTC
This bacterium DNA region includes the following protein-coding sequences:
- a CDS encoding IS5 family transposase; this translates as MWTPTTREQHSRKALRYQTDLTDTEWAVIEPHLPPARGTGRPRSWPMREIVNGIFYVMRAGCPWRLLPSDLPPWGTIYRWFAALRDSGRFEQINHALVMADRERVGRGASPTGAIIDSQSVKTTEAGGPRGYDAGKKIKGRKRHALVDTDGRGLVLEPHPASIQDRDGGGPLLRASRGSFPFIEKVFADSGYAGERVAEATVIAVEIVRKNPDQIGFAVQPRRWVVERFFAWINRNRRLAKDFEATIDSARAFLYAASVMLLVRRLARLS